A window of the Oscillospiraceae bacterium NTUH-002-81 genome harbors these coding sequences:
- a CDS encoding cation diffusion facilitator family transporter, with product MGKNHILNRLIHLAVKDSEDIQDPKARLAVGKLSGAIGIVCNLILAGSKLLVGMLASSMSIMADGLNNLSDAASSIVTLIGFRLAEKPADADHPYGHARYEYLSGLAVAVMIILIGFELARNSVEKILHPTAVEFSLVTGVVLIFSILVKSSMFWMNENLGKMIHSNTLAATAADSRNDVITTGAVLLASLVEVFTGFQIDGFMGLAVALFILYSGANLAKETISPLLGEAANPELQKIIVDCVTSCPKVLGCHDLMVHDYGPGQRFASVHVEMDKDEDPLVCHELIDGMERDCLNNHGIHLVIHYDPVVTDNPQLERMKEIVASILKVRDTHMTIHDFRMVPGEKHINLIFDIALPTELQGKEKEIQGALEEALNNLGDSTYQTVITFDPIAFNGGEA from the coding sequence ATGGGAAAGAATCATATACTAAATCGACTGATCCATCTGGCGGTAAAAGACAGCGAGGATATACAGGATCCGAAAGCACGGCTGGCTGTGGGAAAACTGTCCGGCGCCATAGGCATTGTGTGCAATCTGATCCTGGCAGGCAGTAAGCTGCTGGTGGGGATGCTGGCGTCTTCCATGTCTATCATGGCAGATGGCCTGAATAATCTGTCTGATGCGGCCAGCTCCATCGTGACACTGATCGGCTTCCGGCTGGCAGAGAAGCCTGCGGATGCAGACCATCCCTACGGGCATGCCAGATACGAATATCTGTCCGGCCTGGCGGTGGCCGTGATGATCATTCTGATCGGATTTGAGCTGGCGAGAAACTCTGTTGAGAAAATTTTGCATCCGACGGCGGTGGAATTTTCTCTGGTAACTGGCGTCGTGCTGATTTTCTCCATTCTGGTAAAATCCAGCATGTTCTGGATGAATGAAAATCTGGGAAAAATGATCCACTCCAACACGTTGGCAGCGACCGCTGCGGACAGCCGCAACGATGTCATCACCACCGGTGCGGTGCTTCTGGCTTCCCTGGTGGAAGTTTTTACCGGATTCCAGATTGATGGATTTATGGGATTGGCAGTTGCGCTTTTCATTCTGTACAGCGGTGCCAACCTGGCGAAGGAAACGATTTCTCCGTTGCTGGGAGAGGCGGCCAACCCGGAACTGCAGAAAATCATCGTGGACTGCGTGACATCCTGTCCGAAGGTGCTGGGCTGCCATGACCTGATGGTGCATGATTATGGCCCGGGCCAGCGTTTTGCCAGCGTGCATGTGGAGATGGACAAGGACGAGGATCCATTGGTATGCCATGAGCTCATCGATGGTATGGAGCGGGATTGCCTGAACAATCACGGCATTCACCTTGTCATTCACTACGACCCGGTGGTAACGGACAATCCGCAGCTGGAACGGATGAAAGAGATTGTGGCATCTATACTGAAAGTGCGCGATACGCATATGACGATCCATGATTTTCGGATGGTGCCGGGAGAAAAGCATATCAATCTGATTTTTGATATTGCGCTGCCCACAGAACTGCAGGGAAAGGAAAAAGAAATCCAGGGTGCGCTGGAGGAGGCACTGAACAATTTGGGAGACAGTACTTATCAAACCGTCATTACCTTCGATCCCATCGCTTTTAACGGTGGAGAAGCATAA
- a CDS encoding VOC family protein: protein MKAQYTTLIVNEMEESVSFYRDILHFPVVSEHPLGNGVCITILDGGQSLIELIQNPKFQTGLYSMGIDVPDLDSTLAELKAKGVTITMEPVPTTVGRMAFSKDPNGVNLALIEHHQH, encoded by the coding sequence ATGAAAGCACAGTACACAACACTCATCGTCAATGAGATGGAAGAATCCGTTTCTTTCTACCGGGATATCCTGCATTTCCCGGTGGTCAGTGAACATCCGCTGGGGAACGGCGTGTGCATCACTATTCTGGATGGCGGCCAGTCTCTCATTGAGCTGATCCAGAATCCAAAATTCCAGACCGGGCTTTATTCTATGGGGATAGATGTGCCTGATCTGGACAGCACACTGGCGGAGTTGAAGGCAAAGGGCGTTACCATTACCATGGAGCCGGTACCGACGACCGTGGGACGCATGGCTTTTTCCAAAGATCCCAACGGGGTAAATCTGGCGCTGATCGAACATCATCAGCATTAA